A segment of the Marmota flaviventris isolate mMarFla1 chromosome 2, mMarFla1.hap1, whole genome shotgun sequence genome:
TAATTCAGTATGACTCCTAAAGAagagatgaggggctggggttgtagctcagtggtagagctcttgcctagcatgtctgaggcactgggttcgattctcagcactacatataaataaatgaataaaataaatgtctagcaacatctaaaaaaatattaaaaaaaaaaaaaaaggagatgaagCCACatacagtggcatatacctgtaattccagtgactcaggaggctgaggaaagaggattgcaagtttggggccaggcttggcaatttaacaagatcctatctaaaaacaacaacaacaaaaaacactaaaagggctggggtaaaGTGCCCTAATACTGGGAAAAAAGACTGTTTTAGGTGATGGCACTCATTTGTGTAAAATGAACTATTCACTCTGTTGAATATTTGTGTGCACTTGAGTCTGTCACAAACATACCATGCAAACCAGCCTCTTCCTACTGGATGGACATTTTGGACATTTGacttgttttcagtttttatatggatattttgttaaaaatcaaaaagagaaagttttttttttttttttttttaagttatgtctATGAAGGATCTCTGAAGAATTCAGATGAGATGAAGGACTATAGATTTAATGTGTATAACTTTTAGTTTCATACTGTGTTGGACTAAATTTAAATTCCAGGTCTCAAGCAGGTTTTCTTAAAGGCCCTGTTCTGTCAACTAGAGCGTTCTATTAcctgttttgtcttttatttccttcatgcCTGTGCTACCTTGTTGAGATTCTTAGTGACTATTTTAAGGCATataaatcctctttttttttttttcctggtggtgctggagattgaactcaattcctcacgcatgctaagcgtgtgctttatcactgagctacatccccaatcctttttattttttgagacagggtcttgctaagttgcttaaggctgcTCTTAGTTGCCgaggcgggctttgaactcatgatcctcctgcctcagcctcctgagtttctgggattataggcatgcgccaccacccCAGCACCTATGGACCATTTTTGCCTACCAAGATTCAACCTAGAGTCAGATGCTATAGATTCAGATTTGGCAATCTACCTCTTGAAGTCCCAAATTCTGCTTGAAGAAGCCATAGtactgcaaacaacaacaacaaaacaaagcccAAACCAATAAAACAGCAGCCAATTGTATAAAGATGTACTGTGAAAGATTTCTGCTATAgttcacaaagaaagaaattaaatacatttctGCCACCAAGAGAAGCCTGTGTAGTTTGCCTACCAGAATAGCCACTGGCCTGCCTTATAGTTGTGGTTCTTATGCTATGGGCTCTGGAAGAAAGGACCTGACAGCAGAATTGGGCAGACATTTCAGAAAGTCATTCTGACCCCCTGAGAGCCCTTGTGGAATTTTCTGCAACCCTTGTGGAATAGCCTTACGTGCTCCATGAGTTGGCAGCTCAGATCTCAGTTTTTGCTTATTAGGCTTTGGCACCTaagtggaaagaaagaataaCTATTAAGGAATGCAAGAGTATGGCAGAGTCAGTTTCATAGCCTCTATGATTTCTGCcatgggagaaaaatgaaaattgtacTGTTTACAGGCAGAGTAAGGATATAATCAGCACTTGATTCAGTACTTGTCTCAGTAGAAGCGTTGCTAATCTGCCTTCATCATAGGAAAGCTGCACTGCTCCCCCACATGGTAGCCAGGTAGTATGGTAAAATGATGTTCCCTGAACTCTAAGCCCTGCTTAGAGTTCACCTCTGAATTGACAGAAAGCGCCTTGGTCTTCTGCTTTACTCCATGAGCACAAGTGAGctagtttccttccttccttcttttccttcattttttttcttttttaatagtactgggaaatgaacccagggcctcacagttagggaagtgctctgccactgaatcaCTCCTAGCTCAACATGAATTTCTGAACATACTTCCTGGTTGAACAACTACTTTGCACTAGTGATTCAGATTCTCTTACAAGCCCCCTGGTGCTTAGCACAGTGGCCCATGGATTgaaggtttgaagccagcctgaacaaagtagtgagaccctgtctcaaaaagggctggagatgtagcacagcacagtggtagagtactccttgATTCAGGCTCTAGAACTAAAAATATCCTTCTGGAGATAACAGTCACCATCTTCTGAAAGGTATAGGCATAGTGTTAGAATAACAGAATTTTGTAATTAAAAGTTTGTATTATAAGAATTGGGAGTGTTATTTTGTGTATAAGTTAAATCTTATACCAAATCCCACTTTTTCCTTTATGCATGGCAGTTTTTATAAACTTTCTGTTCTCCAAGTGTGATCTTTCTGTGTTGATATTAAAGAGATGGAATGATTGCTTACTTTCACTCCCAGCTTTCTATTGAGTATTAGTAGAGCACCTGTCTTCTCTAGTTGTCACTGCTTCTCTTCTGAAAGGAAGAAAGTGTGGACTGAACAGCAGTCTAGGAACTACTCTGTGGGTACCCTGGGTTTGGGGTTTTTCTGTGCCTTTATACAAGGTACACAGTTTATCTTTGATAACATTCTGTTTTGTCGTTTGGGCATTCATTAGCAGTAGACTAACTTGAGTGGATAACAGTGTGGTTTGACTCTATTTCTTATAATGTATAAATTTTGGGTATGTGATAGGTGGAAGCCACTCATTCTTCATCTACCCTTTTTTCAGTATCTGGCACCAATTCGGGCTGAGTCATTTGTGATCCGTGACTCTTGTGATATGCCGAAGATTCCAGGCAGTTTCTGTGGAACATCTCCCCATCAAGCTCTAATCAAGCATCATATAAACAAGAAATTGTTTGGTCAAACCTGTGAGGACTGTGCTCTGACTGCCAAAAAGATCAGTACTGacatcagaatggcagctactctCAAATTATTAAAACCTTTAAAATATCAAGCATTTCGCGATTCTTTTGCCTACAGTGCCACCCAAAGTGTGGCATATTGGAATATGGGAAGCAATATACGGCATAGGGGACAGGCCCCTCCTGAGCGTAGTAGTTCCTGCCATCCTGCCAGAAAAGTTAAGAACGTTGGTAGCGCCACCTTTTCTCAGAGGGTCTTCACAATCAGCAGTGCCTTTCTGGGTTTGGAATTCAGCAAAGCTTCTACCTCTAAAGCCAGGAAGTTGCAGCTGGACTCACCCAGGACTATGAAAATTGATGAAGAGGATGTAGAAGTTTTTGATTCCTTTGAAGGCACCCGAGTTTTCCTACAGCTAAGGCCAGAATACCAGCTTCACAGCTATAACAGATCTGAGACTTGTCAGCCCCTCTCTGTTTCAGAAGGTGAACTAATTTTGCACAAAGTCACAGTTTATCAAAGTAACCTTCAACCTCAAATCATTGCTGATTATTTTTGTAAGCTGAGCTCTTTGCCTACAGAACAGCATCCTGTTTTGCTGACAAGTACCAGCTTTGCTCTGCTCTGCCAATTGAGTGTGAAAAATATACAAGTCTTTGATATTCCAGATCTAATCAGTATTTTGAAAGCCTTTGTTAGTTTAGGAATTCCTCACTCTCATTCAATGCTAGATGTGTATAAAACCAGGTTTTGTCAACAGGTATGGGAGATGAGTCTGAATCAGCTTCTCTTGGTGGCTGATCTCTGGCGGTGCTTAGGTCTCAGAGtacctcagtttttaaaaattttttttagttacctTAATTTGCACTGGAAAGATCTATCCTTGTCCCAGCTGATTCACTTAATTTATATTATAGGTGAAAGTCGACAGGTGCCTCAGGACCTAATGCAAAAACTGGAATCATTGATCCTTAAGTATATAGATTTGATCAACTTAGAGGAGGTTGGTACAATCTGTTTGGGATTCTTTAAGTCAAGTAGTAGTCTCTCTGAATTTGTAATGCGGAAACTTGGAGATTTGGCTTGTGCTGACATGGAGCATTTGAGTAGTCATGCCTTAGTGCATATTCTTAAAATGTTCAGATTCACTCATGTGGATCATGTAAATTTCATGAAGCGCTTTGGAGAGATAGCTCCTCAGCGAATTCCTTCCCTGGGGGTTCAGGGTGTTATGCACCTGACTCTTGCCTGCTCAGCTTTACACTTTCTGGATGAAGGAGTAATGAATGCTGTGGCTGCTTCTTTGCCTCCTAGAGTAGTGCACTGTCGCAGTAAAGATATTGCCAAAATTCTATGGTCATTTGGAACTCTGAATTATAAGCCACCCAACACAGAAGAATTTTATTCTAGCCTGATCAACGAAATTCACAGAAAGATGCCTGAATTCAACCAATATCCAGAACACCTGCTCACCTGCCTGCTGGGTCTGGCATTTTCGGAGTACTTTCTAATAGAGCTTATTGATTTTGCTTTGAGTCCAGGGTTTGTCAAGCTAGCTCAGGAGAGAAGTAAATTTGAACTCACCAAGGAACTGTATACTCTTGATGGTACAGTTGGTGTTGAGTGTCCAGATTATAGAGGCAGTCGTCTTAGTTCTTACCTTCAGCAAGAGGCA
Coding sequences within it:
- the Fastkd5 gene encoding FAST kinase domain-containing protein 5, mitochondrial translates to MPKIPGSFCGTSPHQALIKHHINKKLFGQTCEDCALTAKKISTDIRMAATLKLLKPLKYQAFRDSFAYSATQSVAYWNMGSNIRHRGQAPPERSSSCHPARKVKNVGSATFSQRVFTISSAFLGLEFSKASTSKARKLQLDSPRTMKIDEEDVEVFDSFEGTRVFLQLRPEYQLHSYNRSETCQPLSVSEGELILHKVTVYQSNLQPQIIADYFCKLSSLPTEQHPVLLTSTSFALLCQLSVKNIQVFDIPDLISILKAFVSLGIPHSHSMLDVYKTRFCQQVWEMSLNQLLLVADLWRCLGLRVPQFLKIFFSYLNLHWKDLSLSQLIHLIYIIGESRQVPQDLMQKLESLILKYIDLINLEEVGTICLGFFKSSSSLSEFVMRKLGDLACADMEHLSSHALVHILKMFRFTHVDHVNFMKRFGEIAPQRIPSLGVQGVMHLTLACSALHFLDEGVMNAVAASLPPRVVHCRSKDIAKILWSFGTLNYKPPNTEEFYSSLINEIHRKMPEFNQYPEHLLTCLLGLAFSEYFLIELIDFALSPGFVKLAQERSKFELTKELYTLDGTVGVECPDYRGSRLSSYLQQEASAKLWNLARKDMNSKPEFLEALSLLETMLGGPQYIKHHMILPHTRSSDLEVQLDINMKPLPFNKEAIPADDVAKLRFKHVGVSLTDNLMNQLLKGKARGHFQGNNESETLQQPVKSEKESLGNFLSNMAGRLGAVEMAGLHPSAHVQAPPVKLAIQLTNRNQYCYGSRDLLGLHNMKRRQLVRLGYHVVELSYWEWLPLLKRTRLEKLAFLHEKVFTSVL